One Mycoavidus sp. B2-EB genomic region harbors:
- a CDS encoding M3 family metallopeptidase: MQAHNPLLDFSNLPRFTQIRAEHVTPALDELLASAMAAIERASAADTPANWHNVVDAVEYSTEPLSRAWGVIGHLNAVADTPELRAAHSANLSRVTEFWTNVGQNLALYEKYKALAASADYADLSAARKKILANALREFKLAGAELDAASKPRFAALQERLASLSKAFSDHVLDATNAYSYLVTNEAELAGLPADVRASAQQLASQNGQSGWAFNLHFPSYFPIMQYAQSRPLREAMYRAYHSRASAAGVQYSQGKLEWDNNQNMLEQLSLRAQEANMLGYANFAEVSLATKMAESPAQVKQFLEDLAQRARPYAEKDWQQLQAFAAHELNLPELAPWDITFASEKLREQRYAFSEHEVKQYFPENAVLAGLFKVAETLFNVTLRADHAPTWHPDVRFFRIENASGQLLAHFYLDLYAREGKRGGAWMDDARSRCRQRDGAIQTPAAYLVCNFSAPVGDKPACFTHDEVMTLFHEFGHGLHHMLTRIDERGVSGINGVEWDAVELPSQFMENFCWEWEVLHAMSAHIETGEPLPRALFDKMLAAKNFQSGLGTLRQIVLSMFDLHLHTEFDPSGTLRIDQLARTLNDKYHLIPQAAFSHWPNTFTHIFAGGYAAGYYSYKWAEVLSADAYAAFEEAAQAHNGNVLDPIIGARYRTEILEAGGSRPAMASFKAFRGREPTIDALLRHHGMNA; the protein is encoded by the coding sequence ATGCAAGCTCATAATCCACTCCTCGATTTTTCCAATTTACCCCGCTTTACGCAAATCCGCGCCGAACATGTAACGCCCGCGCTGGATGAGTTGCTCGCCAGCGCAATGGCCGCGATTGAGCGCGCGAGTGCGGCTGACACACCGGCTAACTGGCACAATGTAGTGGATGCGGTTGAATATTCAACTGAGCCGCTCTCACGCGCTTGGGGCGTCATTGGTCACCTCAACGCCGTAGCCGACACCCCAGAGCTGCGCGCCGCACACAGCGCCAACCTCTCACGCGTTACGGAATTTTGGACCAACGTTGGCCAAAATTTGGCGCTCTATGAAAAATATAAGGCGCTAGCAGCAAGCGCTGACTATGCTGATTTATCCGCGGCGCGCAAAAAAATCCTGGCGAACGCACTGCGCGAGTTTAAACTTGCCGGAGCTGAGTTAGATGCTGCCAGCAAACCCCGTTTTGCGGCACTGCAAGAACGGCTAGCTAGTTTGTCAAAAGCCTTTTCTGATCATGTGCTAGATGCCACCAATGCCTACTCATACCTCGTGACGAACGAGGCTGAGCTGGCAGGCTTGCCAGCTGATGTGCGCGCCAGCGCACAGCAGCTGGCCAGTCAAAATGGTCAGTCCGGCTGGGCGTTTAATCTGCACTTCCCCTCGTATTTTCCGATTATGCAGTATGCGCAATCTCGGCCGCTACGCGAAGCGATGTACCGCGCCTATCATAGTCGCGCCTCAGCCGCGGGCGTTCAATACAGTCAGGGCAAGCTTGAATGGGATAATAACCAGAATATGCTCGAGCAACTTAGCTTGCGCGCTCAAGAAGCAAACATGCTGGGCTATGCCAATTTTGCTGAAGTTTCACTGGCCACTAAAATGGCCGAATCCCCTGCGCAGGTCAAACAATTTCTTGAAGATCTTGCGCAACGCGCCCGCCCCTATGCAGAAAAAGATTGGCAGCAATTACAGGCTTTCGCTGCCCATGAACTCAACTTACCTGAGCTGGCGCCGTGGGATATTACCTTTGCCTCTGAAAAACTGCGTGAACAACGCTATGCGTTTTCCGAACATGAAGTGAAACAATATTTCCCTGAGAACGCAGTGCTTGCGGGTTTGTTCAAAGTTGCCGAAACGCTTTTCAATGTAACCTTACGCGCCGATCACGCGCCAACCTGGCACCCCGATGTACGGTTTTTCCGCATCGAAAACGCCAGCGGTCAGCTCCTGGCGCATTTTTACCTTGATCTTTACGCCCGCGAAGGCAAACGTGGTGGCGCTTGGATGGATGACGCGCGGTCTCGCTGCCGTCAAAGAGACGGGGCCATCCAAACGCCAGCCGCTTACCTCGTGTGCAATTTCTCAGCCCCGGTTGGCGACAAGCCGGCGTGCTTCACCCATGATGAAGTGATGACCCTGTTTCATGAATTTGGTCATGGACTACACCATATGCTCACACGCATCGACGAGCGTGGCGTCTCCGGCATTAATGGCGTTGAATGGGATGCGGTTGAACTGCCATCTCAGTTTATGGAAAACTTCTGCTGGGAATGGGAAGTCTTGCACGCAATGAGCGCACATATCGAGACTGGCGAGCCGCTACCACGCGCCCTGTTTGACAAAATGCTAGCCGCTAAGAATTTTCAAAGTGGTTTAGGTACGCTCAGACAGATCGTTTTATCGATGTTTGATCTACATTTACATACTGAGTTCGATCCCAGCGGCACCCTCCGTATCGACCAACTGGCGCGGACGCTTAATGACAAGTACCATCTGATCCCGCAAGCGGCATTCTCGCACTGGCCAAATACCTTTACCCATATTTTCGCAGGCGGTTATGCGGCTGGCTATTACAGCTATAAATGGGCTGAAGTACTGTCCGCCGATGCTTACGCGGCGTTTGAGGAAGCCGCGCAAGCGCACAATGGCAACGTGCTCGACCCCATTATCGGCGCTCGCTACCGCACAGAAATACTTGAAGCGGGCGGCAGCCGGCCGGCAATGGCGTCATTCAAAGCATTTCGCGGTCGTGAACCGACCATTGATGCGCTTTTGCGTCACCATGGGATGAACGCTTAA
- the folD gene encoding bifunctional methylenetetrahydrofolate dehydrogenase/methenyltetrahydrofolate cyclohydrolase FolD produces MTATLINGNALSKIMRADVAARAAALTQQGCRPGLAVLLVGNEPASAVYVRNKIKACEEHGLHSTCDHYPADLKEAELLARIDALNRDPAIHGILVQLPLPAHINSHKVIEAIAAAKDVDGFHIANAGALLTGQPSFRPCTPYGVMMMLQAAKIPLSGASAVVIGRSNIVGKPMALLLLEAGATVTICHSKTRDLASYTRAADIVVVAAGQRNVLRADMVKPGATVIDVGMNRDEAGKLCGDVDFEPVKEVAGHITPVPGGVGPMTITMLLVNTVTAAEQAYADRLSSHIA; encoded by the coding sequence ATGACTGCAACTCTAATTAACGGTAATGCTCTCTCCAAAATCATGCGCGCTGACGTCGCGGCGCGCGCGGCGGCTCTGACGCAACAAGGATGTCGCCCCGGGCTGGCGGTGCTCTTGGTCGGCAACGAGCCCGCCAGCGCCGTCTATGTGCGCAATAAGATAAAAGCCTGCGAGGAACACGGCCTGCACTCTACCTGCGACCATTATCCAGCCGATCTTAAAGAGGCTGAACTGCTCGCTCGCATTGATGCGCTAAACCGCGACCCAGCCATTCATGGCATCTTAGTGCAATTGCCTCTGCCAGCGCACATCAATAGCCATAAAGTGATTGAGGCGATTGCCGCAGCGAAAGACGTAGATGGCTTTCATATTGCAAATGCAGGTGCATTGCTCACTGGCCAACCAAGCTTCCGCCCTTGCACACCCTATGGCGTCATGATGATGCTGCAGGCTGCAAAAATTCCGCTCAGCGGCGCATCAGCAGTGGTGATTGGTCGCTCAAATATTGTGGGTAAACCGATGGCGCTCTTGTTACTGGAAGCCGGGGCAACCGTTACCATCTGCCATAGCAAAACGCGAGACCTGGCCAGCTATACACGCGCCGCGGATATTGTTGTGGTGGCTGCCGGTCAGCGCAATGTGCTACGCGCGGATATGGTTAAACCCGGTGCGACCGTGATTGATGTTGGCATGAACCGTGACGAGGCGGGCAAACTCTGCGGCGATGTGGATTTCGAACCCGTTAAAGAAGTGGCCGGCCATATCACACCGGTACCCGGTGGCGTGGGTCCAATGACCATCACGATGCTGCTCGTCAATACGGTTACAGCGGCTGAACAAGCCTACGCGGATCGCCTCTCTTCACACATCGCTTAA
- the aceE gene encoding pyruvate dehydrogenase (acetyl-transferring), homodimeric type, which yields MSAISKEVLKYIAVEHDEDPAETGEWLEALEGVLANVGPQRAHYLIEKQIELARLRGAHLPFSATTPYINTIPVEQQAQYPGDSDIEHRIRSYTRWNAVAMVLRAGKETNVGGHIASFASAATLYDVGFNHFWHAPSKEHGGDLVFMQGHSSPGIYSRAFLLGRLTQEQLDNFRQEVGGEGVSSYPHPWLMPDFWQFPTVSMGLGPIMAIYQARFMKYLAARGIIQAEGRKVWAFLGDGETDEPESLGAIGMAGRERLDNLVFVVNCNLQRLDGPVRGNGSVIQELESSFRGAGWNVIKVIWGSRWDALFARDKTGVLMRRMKEVVDGEYQTYKSESGAYVREHFFNTPALKALVADWSDDDIWNLNRGGHDPHKIYAAFSAASQAHGQPTVILAKTIKGYGMGEAGQAMNITHQQKKMPIEALKKFRDQFRLPIADEALAEVPYLKFEEGSKELTYMRAQRVALGGYLPARRTQAESLPVPGLPGFEPVLKGTGAGREISTTMAFVRILNILLKDKALGKRIVPIVPDESRTFGMEGLFRQIGIWNQDGQKYVPEDSDQLMFYKESETGQILQEGINEAGGMCDWIAAATSYSTHGEPMIPFYIFYSMFGFQRIGDLAWAAADMRARGFLLGATAGRTTLNGEGLQHEDGHSHLFSAGIPNCVSYDPTFAYELAVIMQDGLRRMVQEQEDIYYYITVMNENYEHPALPTGAEQDIIKGMYCLKKSTIQQDTAQRVQLLGSGTILNEVIAAANLLEKDWGVAADIWSCPSFTELARDGQATARHNLLHPTAVPQQSHVEKLLKDAAGPVIAATDYVRAFAEQIRAFVPGRYWVLGTDGFGRSDTRAKLRHFFEVDRYWVTVAALKALADEGVIKPQKVADALAQYQLDPAKPNPMTV from the coding sequence ATGTCTGCTATATCCAAGGAAGTATTGAAGTATATTGCTGTTGAGCATGATGAAGATCCCGCAGAAACGGGGGAATGGCTAGAAGCACTAGAAGGCGTGCTCGCTAACGTTGGTCCACAACGCGCTCACTATTTGATTGAAAAGCAAATTGAACTAGCCCGCTTGCGCGGCGCGCATTTGCCCTTTTCGGCCACTACGCCTTACATCAATACGATCCCAGTTGAGCAGCAAGCGCAATATCCTGGAGATTCGGACATTGAACATCGAATTCGTTCTTATACGCGTTGGAATGCCGTCGCAATGGTGTTGCGGGCTGGCAAAGAAACCAATGTAGGCGGGCATATTGCTTCATTTGCTTCGGCCGCTACGCTCTATGACGTAGGGTTTAACCATTTTTGGCATGCGCCTTCAAAAGAGCACGGTGGCGATTTAGTGTTTATGCAAGGCCATTCGTCGCCAGGGATTTATTCGCGCGCTTTTTTGCTCGGCCGCTTGACCCAAGAGCAATTGGATAATTTCCGCCAAGAAGTAGGCGGGGAAGGTGTATCGTCTTATCCACACCCCTGGTTAATGCCAGACTTTTGGCAATTCCCAACCGTATCGATGGGATTGGGGCCCATTATGGCGATTTATCAGGCGCGCTTTATGAAATATCTAGCGGCGCGTGGAATCATTCAAGCTGAAGGGCGCAAAGTCTGGGCCTTTTTAGGCGATGGCGAGACGGATGAGCCGGAGTCCCTTGGCGCAATTGGCATGGCAGGCCGTGAGCGACTCGATAATTTAGTGTTTGTGGTGAACTGCAATCTGCAGCGACTGGATGGCCCGGTGCGCGGCAATGGCTCGGTGATCCAAGAATTGGAGTCCTCCTTCCGTGGTGCCGGCTGGAATGTGATTAAGGTCATTTGGGGCAGTCGTTGGGATGCTTTGTTTGCGCGTGATAAAACCGGCGTACTGATGCGCCGCATGAAAGAAGTTGTGGATGGCGAATACCAAACCTACAAATCCGAAAGTGGCGCTTATGTGCGCGAGCATTTTTTCAATACACCCGCGCTTAAAGCATTAGTTGCGGATTGGTCGGACGATGATATTTGGAATTTAAATCGGGGTGGACACGATCCCCATAAAATCTATGCAGCGTTTTCCGCAGCGTCGCAAGCGCACGGTCAACCCACCGTGATTTTAGCCAAAACCATTAAAGGCTATGGCATGGGTGAGGCCGGCCAAGCGATGAATATCACGCATCAACAAAAGAAAATGCCGATTGAGGCATTGAAAAAATTCCGTGATCAATTCCGTCTACCGATTGCCGATGAAGCGCTCGCCGAGGTGCCTTATCTGAAATTTGAAGAGGGTTCAAAAGAGCTCACCTATATGCGTGCGCAGCGCGTGGCGTTGGGCGGTTATCTGCCAGCTCGCCGCACGCAAGCTGAGTCGTTGCCAGTGCCTGGGTTGCCTGGTTTTGAGCCGGTTTTAAAAGGAACTGGAGCCGGCCGCGAAATTTCAACCACTATGGCTTTTGTGCGGATTTTAAATATCTTGCTGAAAGATAAAGCGTTGGGTAAACGGATTGTGCCAATTGTGCCGGATGAGTCACGCACCTTTGGCATGGAAGGCTTATTCCGGCAGATTGGCATTTGGAATCAAGACGGCCAGAAATATGTGCCAGAAGATTCTGACCAGTTGATGTTCTATAAAGAATCAGAAACCGGCCAAATCTTACAAGAAGGGATTAACGAAGCAGGTGGCATGTGCGATTGGATTGCCGCGGCGACGTCGTATTCAACGCATGGCGAGCCCATGATCCCGTTTTATATTTTTTATTCAATGTTTGGCTTTCAGCGCATTGGTGATCTGGCTTGGGCTGCGGCGGATATGCGCGCGCGCGGATTTTTGTTAGGCGCGACGGCGGGCCGCACCACCCTGAATGGCGAAGGGCTGCAACATGAGGATGGGCATTCACATCTGTTTTCCGCAGGCATTCCAAACTGCGTCAGTTACGATCCGACGTTTGCTTATGAACTTGCGGTTATTATGCAAGACGGCTTGCGCCGCATGGTGCAGGAGCAAGAGGACATTTATTACTATATAACGGTAATGAATGAGAACTACGAACACCCTGCGCTACCCACAGGGGCTGAGCAAGATATTATAAAAGGCATGTACTGCCTTAAAAAATCTACCATTCAGCAGGACACGGCGCAGCGCGTCCAATTGCTCGGCTCCGGCACGATTTTGAATGAAGTCATTGCGGCGGCCAATTTACTCGAAAAAGATTGGGGCGTGGCGGCGGATATATGGAGCTGCCCGAGCTTTACTGAATTGGCTCGAGATGGGCAGGCAACCGCACGTCATAATCTCTTGCATCCTACGGCAGTGCCGCAGCAATCTCACGTTGAAAAATTATTAAAAGACGCCGCAGGTCCAGTGATTGCTGCAACGGATTACGTACGCGCCTTTGCGGAGCAAATCCGCGCTTTTGTGCCAGGCCGCTACTGGGTGCTGGGGACCGACGGCTTTGGCCGCTCGGATACGCGCGCGAAGCTACGTCACTTCTTTGAGGTTGACCGCTATTGGGTCACCGTTGCAGCGCTTAAGGCGCTTGCTGATGAAGGAGTGATTAAGCCACAGAAAGTTGCTGATGCATTAGCTCAATATCAGCTTGATCCGGCTAAACCTAACCCGATGACTGTTTAA
- the aceF gene encoding dihydrolipoyllysine-residue acetyltransferase has translation MSQIIEIKVPDIGDYADVPVIEVLVSPGDRVEEEQSLLTLESDKATMDIPSPSAGTVKEIKVKPGERISEGAVIVLLESEAKAQPAESAPSAAASAASSVQQPPAQASTEPPAASLLQPSTQSSPTLSATHAEPSPAQVHEPSAENHTASHASPSVRQFARELGVDVRQINGTGPKGRITQDDVRAYVKAALQSGVAASGAASGAGGALNLLPWPQVAFTKFGPLEAKPLSRIKKIAGANLHRNWVMIPHVTTNEEADITELEALRVKLNQENSKTAFKVTLLAFLIKASVAALKQYPSFNTSLDGDNLIYKQYYHIGFAADTPNGLVVPVIRNADQKGVLEIAQETSELAQLAREGKLKSEQMQGGCFSISSLGGIGGTSFTPIINAPEVAILGVCRSALKPVWNGQQFMPRLMLPLSLSYDHRVIDGAEAARFNAYLASLLADFRRVTL, from the coding sequence ATGAGCCAAATCATTGAAATTAAAGTGCCCGACATTGGCGACTACGCCGATGTGCCTGTGATTGAAGTGCTGGTGAGTCCAGGAGATCGGGTTGAAGAAGAGCAGTCGTTACTGACTTTAGAGTCAGACAAAGCGACCATGGATATTCCTAGCCCCAGCGCTGGCACGGTTAAAGAAATTAAAGTAAAACCGGGTGAGCGAATTTCTGAAGGCGCGGTGATTGTATTGCTTGAGAGTGAGGCCAAAGCTCAGCCTGCTGAGAGCGCGCCATCTGCTGCAGCCTCAGCTGCGAGTAGCGTCCAACAGCCGCCGGCGCAGGCGTCAACTGAGCCGCCAGCCGCTAGCCTGCTCCAGCCCAGCACCCAGTCAAGTCCGACATTAAGCGCAACGCATGCAGAGCCGTCCCCGGCTCAAGTGCATGAGCCAAGCGCTGAAAATCATACGGCAAGCCATGCGAGTCCTTCTGTGCGCCAATTTGCGCGCGAGCTAGGCGTGGATGTGCGGCAAATTAATGGCACTGGACCGAAAGGCCGCATCACGCAAGACGATGTGCGAGCCTACGTAAAAGCCGCCTTGCAAAGCGGCGTTGCGGCTTCTGGCGCGGCGAGCGGAGCGGGCGGCGCACTGAACTTACTGCCTTGGCCGCAAGTTGCGTTCACAAAATTTGGCCCGCTTGAAGCGAAGCCTTTGTCGCGCATTAAGAAAATTGCAGGTGCTAACTTGCATCGCAACTGGGTCATGATTCCGCATGTGACGACTAATGAAGAGGCCGATATTACCGAGCTTGAGGCTTTGCGCGTCAAGCTTAACCAAGAAAATAGTAAAACGGCTTTTAAAGTCACTTTACTGGCTTTTTTGATCAAAGCAAGCGTGGCAGCATTAAAGCAATATCCGAGCTTTAATACCAGCTTGGATGGCGATAACCTGATTTACAAGCAGTATTACCACATTGGTTTTGCGGCAGATACCCCAAATGGCTTAGTGGTGCCGGTGATTAGAAACGCCGATCAAAAAGGTGTGTTGGAAATTGCGCAAGAGACTTCTGAATTGGCCCAACTGGCGCGCGAAGGCAAACTCAAATCGGAGCAGATGCAAGGAGGGTGCTTCTCAATTTCTTCGTTAGGCGGAATTGGCGGCACCTCTTTCACGCCCATCATTAACGCGCCAGAAGTGGCTATTTTAGGTGTCTGTCGCAGTGCTCTCAAACCGGTATGGAATGGTCAGCAGTTTATGCCGCGTTTGATGTTGCCTCTCTCTTTATCGTATGACCACCGGGTTATCGATGGCGCTGAAGCGGCGCGTTTTAATGCCTACCTGGCTAGCCTATTAGCAGATTTCCGTCGCGTAACCCTGTAG
- a CDS encoding CBS domain-containing protein has product MQVSDILKVKGNTLFTVRPEMPLFEAVETMATHDIGSLVVMEEGHLVGLLTFREIILTLRVNNGMLGVTVIRDIMNNSPLVCTPETDINEVRRMMLERHARYLPVLNERTLMGVISFYDVAKAVVEEHGFENRMLKAYIRDWPEAESQ; this is encoded by the coding sequence ATGCAAGTCAGTGACATCTTGAAAGTCAAAGGCAATACGCTGTTTACGGTAAGACCTGAGATGCCGTTGTTCGAAGCGGTAGAGACTATGGCTACGCACGATATTGGCTCGCTTGTTGTGATGGAAGAGGGGCATTTGGTGGGACTACTCACCTTCCGCGAAATTATCTTAACGCTGCGGGTTAATAACGGCATGCTTGGCGTGACAGTGATCCGTGACATCATGAATAACAGCCCGCTGGTTTGCACGCCTGAAACAGACATTAATGAAGTCCGGCGCATGATGTTAGAGCGACATGCGCGCTATTTGCCGGTGTTAAATGAGCGCACCTTAATGGGCGTCATTTCTTTTTACGATGTGGCGAAAGCCGTAGTTGAAGAGCACGGTTTCGAAAACCGGATGCTCAAAGCCTATATTCGGGATTGGCCTGAGGCAGAAAGCCAATAA
- the aroC gene encoding chorismate synthase — protein sequence MSGNTLGTLFTVTTFGESHGPAIGCVIDGCPPGLALTQADLQLELDRRKPGTSRHVTQRKEDDIVEILSGVFDGVTTGAPLGLLIRNTDQRSKDYGNLTETFRPGHADYTYWHKYGVRDYRGGGRSSARLTAPLVAAGAVAKKWLHEQLKIKIQAYMAALGEIQIPFIDWAQVSENPFFAPNAEIVPQLEAYMDQLRKEGDSIGARISIVASGVPVGLGEPVFDKLDAAIAHAMMGINAVKGVEIGAGFASIAQRGSQHGDEMTPTGFLSNHAGGILGGITSGQDITVSIAIKPTSSIRMPRRSIDKTGAPTMVETFGRHDPCVGIRATPIAEALLALVLIDHVLRHRAQCGDVQVATPRISA from the coding sequence ATGTCTGGTAACACGCTTGGCACGCTTTTCACTGTCACCACCTTTGGCGAATCCCATGGCCCTGCCATCGGTTGCGTGATTGATGGCTGCCCGCCTGGGCTTGCGCTGACGCAAGCGGATCTTCAGCTTGAATTAGATCGTCGCAAGCCAGGCACTTCGCGTCATGTGACGCAACGCAAAGAAGACGACATTGTTGAAATTCTTTCGGGTGTATTTGACGGCGTAACCACAGGTGCGCCGCTTGGGCTTTTGATTCGCAATACGGACCAACGCAGCAAAGATTACGGTAACCTTACAGAAACCTTTCGCCCTGGCCATGCCGATTACACATACTGGCATAAATATGGCGTGCGCGATTATCGCGGCGGAGGTCGTTCATCTGCACGCTTAACCGCGCCCTTGGTAGCCGCCGGCGCAGTCGCCAAAAAATGGTTGCATGAGCAGTTAAAAATCAAGATACAAGCTTATATGGCCGCGCTTGGTGAGATTCAGATTCCGTTCATTGATTGGGCCCAGGTATCAGAAAACCCATTTTTTGCCCCTAATGCAGAGATTGTGCCGCAGCTAGAAGCCTATATGGATCAACTGCGCAAAGAAGGCGATTCAATTGGAGCGCGCATTTCAATCGTGGCAAGTGGCGTGCCGGTAGGTCTTGGCGAGCCCGTGTTCGATAAACTAGATGCCGCTATCGCACACGCGATGATGGGCATTAACGCAGTTAAAGGGGTTGAAATTGGCGCTGGCTTTGCGAGCATCGCTCAACGCGGCTCGCAGCATGGCGATGAAATGACCCCGACGGGCTTTCTGAGTAATCATGCCGGAGGCATTCTGGGCGGCATTACGAGCGGACAGGATATCACGGTCTCTATCGCCATTAAACCCACTTCCAGCATTCGCATGCCACGCCGGTCGATCGATAAAACCGGTGCTCCGACGATGGTTGAAACATTTGGCCGGCATGATCCATGCGTTGGCATTCGCGCCACGCCGATAGCTGAAGCCTTGCTAGCACTCGTGTTGATTGACCATGTGCTGCGTCATCGCGCGCAGTGCGGCGATGTACAGGTGGCCACGCCGCGGATTTCTGCTTAG
- a CDS encoding L,D-transpeptidase yields MKKLGRRAIKVRPHSPVTFLQLFCNFFKIKISLMRVWLLWLALSYSCLCGMSTRPNEGEEYKRGNEVGVQPKLKANEPYYHYEQEADRITDKSVHSDALDGAFRLSSIHAVTRPITGVRRPEVEDSGHPLEADVQHAIGQKIGYDFGPWKSGKRGCGEGCKRPNRENIDFPNTYISRITINLSMAKMSLTWNNPRNLLLPTRTYNISAGAGRCCHECHDETVSNTEDTLCTPKGTFIVHSKAPVLIDYIWAKNPIYFGRNGIAIHSGPLPGYPATHGCIRTEEEGSAIVHDNSLYSAGYAANPALGLEERRTQVIVEGTWKGSRCYLQGGKEELLVLRKEVCCLKSKGGGSGPPEKSPTSPKGSLLPPKKQIVNH; encoded by the coding sequence ATGAAAAAACTAGGACGAAGGGCTATTAAAGTGAGACCACATAGTCCTGTAACCTTTTTGCAACTCTTTTGTAACTTTTTCAAAATTAAAATTTCTCTTATGAGAGTTTGGCTGCTATGGCTTGCGCTTTCTTATAGTTGCCTCTGTGGAATGTCAACACGCCCTAACGAGGGTGAGGAATACAAGCGCGGCAATGAGGTCGGTGTACAGCCTAAACTCAAGGCCAACGAACCCTATTATCACTATGAGCAGGAAGCGGATCGTATCACCGACAAAAGTGTCCACTCAGATGCGCTTGATGGAGCGTTCCGTTTGAGCTCTATCCATGCAGTTACTCGGCCAATCACCGGAGTGCGGCGACCAGAGGTGGAAGATAGCGGTCACCCCCTCGAAGCCGATGTGCAGCACGCCATAGGGCAAAAGATAGGATATGACTTTGGCCCATGGAAAAGTGGAAAGCGAGGTTGTGGAGAAGGCTGCAAACGCCCTAATCGAGAAAATATTGACTTCCCCAATACGTATATCAGCCGTATCACGATCAATCTCAGCATGGCGAAAATGTCGTTGACATGGAATAACCCACGCAACTTGCTTTTACCTACCCGCACCTACAACATTTCTGCGGGAGCGGGTCGCTGTTGCCATGAATGCCATGACGAGACCGTCAGTAATACCGAAGATACATTATGCACTCCCAAGGGTACATTCATCGTGCACAGTAAAGCTCCTGTGCTGATTGATTACATCTGGGCTAAGAATCCGATCTATTTCGGCCGCAACGGCATTGCTATTCATTCTGGTCCCCTACCAGGTTATCCAGCAACACACGGTTGCATACGTACGGAGGAAGAGGGATCAGCGATTGTTCACGACAACTCCCTATATTCTGCTGGATATGCAGCCAATCCTGCACTCGGGCTAGAGGAGCGCCGTACTCAAGTTATCGTAGAGGGTACTTGGAAAGGCTCGCGCTGCTACCTCCAGGGGGGAAAGGAGGAACTGCTCGTGCTCAGGAAAGAGGTATGCTGTCTAAAATCGAAAGGAGGAGGATCCGGGCCTCCTGAAAAGTCACCCACATCTCCTAAGGGATCACTCCTACCTCCTAAGAAACAAATTGTAAATCATTAA
- the mltB gene encoding lytic murein transglycosylase B, whose product MFALGYAFATDCTLAQSLAESTVHTLKQAFEKKRVSQCYRNHPAVEVFISDLVSRHHFEPSALRALFSQVKYSAISVKREQRTLAPSPRDWYTYQSRFLNAQRINAGVHFWRTHQATLRRAQEEFGVPPEIIVGIIGVETFYGRNMGSHCVLDVLTTLAFDYPTKPNQLERMRLFRKNLEDFLLWTRAAGLDPTRILGSYDGGIGLAQFMPSSIMQYAIDYDADQKIDLYTSAADAIGSIANYLHQHGWEANRPVIWEIASDKGSLGIAQAGADGKIKPRRPLGQLLKAGLLLNETLNTEAELSTLVNIIDLPNVKQPTEYKLGLHNSAVLMQYNRSFFYALSVYQLGQQIKRRLQMSEELVPPSALAMASIKSSLPARKPSRRKANGT is encoded by the coding sequence ATGTTTGCCCTTGGATATGCGTTCGCAACTGACTGTACGCTAGCACAGTCTCTAGCTGAATCAACAGTACATACACTGAAGCAGGCTTTTGAGAAAAAGCGTGTTTCACAATGCTATCGGAATCATCCAGCTGTCGAGGTTTTTATCAGTGATCTAGTGTCGCGTCATCACTTCGAACCCAGCGCGTTACGTGCACTTTTTTCGCAAGTTAAATATTCCGCCATATCTGTAAAGCGTGAGCAACGAACACTCGCGCCATCCCCTCGTGATTGGTATACGTATCAGTCACGCTTTCTTAATGCGCAGCGCATTAATGCGGGCGTGCACTTCTGGCGTACTCATCAAGCAACTTTGCGACGCGCTCAAGAAGAATTTGGCGTGCCGCCTGAGATTATTGTTGGGATCATTGGTGTTGAGACTTTCTATGGCCGCAATATGGGCAGTCATTGTGTGCTAGATGTCCTGACAACACTGGCTTTTGATTATCCAACTAAACCAAACCAGTTGGAACGCATGAGGCTGTTTCGAAAAAATTTGGAAGATTTTCTCCTCTGGACCCGTGCTGCTGGCCTCGACCCAACTCGTATTTTAGGCTCTTATGACGGGGGGATAGGTCTTGCACAATTTATGCCAAGCAGCATTATGCAATACGCAATTGATTATGATGCTGACCAAAAGATCGATTTATATACAAGCGCTGCCGACGCAATTGGCAGCATCGCCAATTATTTGCACCAACATGGTTGGGAGGCTAATCGGCCGGTGATTTGGGAAATCGCTTCCGATAAGGGTAGCTTGGGTATTGCACAGGCAGGAGCGGATGGAAAGATCAAACCACGTCGACCACTGGGGCAACTACTCAAAGCGGGCCTATTGCTTAATGAAACACTCAACACAGAGGCTGAATTAAGCACTTTGGTCAATATCATTGATTTACCCAACGTTAAGCAGCCAACTGAATATAAACTCGGCCTGCACAATTCTGCTGTGCTCATGCAATATAACCGTAGCTTTTTTTATGCGCTGAGCGTCTATCAGCTTGGTCAGCAAATTAAGCGGCGCTTGCAAATGAGTGAAGAGCTTGTGCCGCCTTCTGCATTGGCAATGGCGAGTATAAAATCCTCTTTACCAGCAAGAAAACCTAGCCGGAGAAAAGCAAACGGGACGTGA